The following proteins are encoded in a genomic region of Capra hircus breed San Clemente chromosome 16, ASM170441v1, whole genome shotgun sequence:
- the KIAA1614 gene encoding uncharacterized protein KIAA1614 homolog isoform X3 encodes MPLPALPRPRRPTPRPLPGPGGRPRPAGRLPGSDPTRTPGRPAEPGAEPGAPREPRPAGRTPRAPGRSPRARLPAAGPGGRGGERRAWPPRGWRGWRRRPDLPAAAFKPQIGSRMASSMEATSAVERSGPEPQPENGHLPRPWPCPREDGTPSPKAAQPPRAQGIQLQGPSVLESKVRALKERMTAGRQGAGPGLTSHQRPALKKPKARRVKVGGTKPPSEGPSPPEAVVVHHTQNPNDRRLDCSITEEEPARNGDPRPPRSPAPGLKCRNRRSPWPPEAVWTRSEYDRALPPGPSSLQEVPIHKVTPGQPGGSHPCNKTIHVLTLRKGRSHPRQDGLGTQGDLDSLSPTSEEDFVPRPALLGELWKTRDLGALGTEGSTLSLSDRVERNRLLLQEMLSVGGQGPSKVGVPGWTSCWDRAVPERLAGDVDWDSGISLQDSDQSRTFGPKPEPVLSPRHEETKHLLQRARMKARTRPVRASHDIVPTLALCSRDGRKSPTLDPRMTIACRDNLQNGNTSDSSSGESSSGQWPKRGASPSHVRFEDESARDAESRYLERLQQRQRPVLSTAEQGPLRSKPDLADYIQGGCRRRDAGAGALHPLLGGLQPGGLSAPPPARGSGRRCRACGHCIASDPRVLREREPACGREGAAAQPLSSWGLSAQLRLLSAAEPRLHTEWIRETHIGDQALPEEADSALDSTDTSDSCRTDSEEAGTSQPSRARLRACRPRGGHRWLRKAEMEPPRSPQASHDLPGLELLEVSDEVTEGAGQTTAGALLPREDAFSKPPVQDLKRAFPGSPWQPAPGLENHWAHPGDFPTAYSIASPMKLGSSGPGRQGPVIESQESLGTDCPQQSGAEPSAHHQARQLSASLCPDGWVPTPPSSKKTAWPVSHRKAALAGLRRLGNQGEPMDSPSPASRSAVPRTRELTPPQPQPHSPHSRHPLRALSTNNCNSSAPQGLQEPWGGAILVGETGARSQEPAAPLEDRRDAAVGTISSVGISFSPASEEPKSSQEAERGLRRTEPSSVGRVSSRASSGVNEGPSPPSAATSDKNKKSSGSIASALGLKKFFSALSQGTRPKMGKSRSYSVEQLQPPAPSLASHTGTPKVKRAPSLQSLHLVSPSRQHRKATSFQNLHSLLSGKADRSNLYLVGEPGDQSAADR; translated from the exons ATGCCGCTTCCTGCCCTCCCGCGCCCTCGCCGTCCGACCCCGCGTCCCCTCCCCGGACCTGGAGGGAGGCCGCGGCCCGCGGGGCGGCTGCCCGGTTCCGACCCCACCCGGACCCCGGGGCGGCCCGCAGAGCCCGGAGCCGAGCCGGGCGCGCCCCGAGAGCCGAGGCCTGCGGGCCGCACTCCCCGAGCCCCGGGCCGGAGCCCGCGCGCCCGGCTCCCCGCCGCGGGCCCGGGAGGGAGAGGGGGCGAGAGGAGGGCCTGGCCTCCCCGGGGATGGAGGGGATGGAGGCGGCGGCCAGACCTGCCGGCGGCAGCCTTCA aACCCCAAATAGGGAGCAGAATGGCCAGCTCCATGGAGGCGACCTCAGCTGTGGAGAGAAGTGGGCCCGAGCCACAGCCGGAGAACGGACACCTCCCGAGACCCTGGCCCTGCCCTCGAGAAGACGGAACACCCAGCCCGAAGGCCGCCCAGCCTCCCAGGGCACAGGGGATACAGCTCCAGGGCCCCTCCGTGCTGGAGTCCAAGGTGAGGGCCTTGAAGGAGAGGATGACAGCGGGCAGACAGGGGGCAGGCCCCGGCCTCACTTCCCACCAGCGGCCGGCCCTCAAGAAACCCAAGGCCAGACGAGTCAAGGTGGGTGGGACCAAGCCTCCGTCAGAGGGGCCTTCCCCACCCGAGGCTGTGGTGGTCCATCACACACAGAACCCGAATGACAGGCGGCTGGACTGCAGCATCACCGAGGAGGAGCCTGCCAGGAACGGGGACCCCAGGCCGCCCAGGTCGCCTGCCCCCGGACTCAAGTGCAGGAACAGGAGGAGCCCGTGGCCTCCAGAGGCTGTTTGGACACGGTCTGAGTACGACAGAGCTCTGCCGCCTGGGCCCAGCTCTCTGCAAGAGGTCCCCATCCACAAGGTCACTCCCGGCCAGCCAGGGGGCTCTCATCCTTGTAACAAAACCATCCACGTGCTCACCCTGCGGAAAGGAAGGTCACACCCCCGGCAGGATGGTCTCGGCACCCAGGGAGACCTGGACAGCTTGTCTCCGACCTCCGAGGAGGACTTTGTCCCCAGGCCAGCCCTCTTGGGGGAGCTCTGGAAAACCAGGGACCTCGGGGCCCTGGGCACTGAGGGCAGCACCTTGTCCCTATCTGACCGTGTGGAGAGGAACCGCCTTCTGCTGCAGGAGATGCTAAGTGTTGGGGGGCAGGGCCCCTCCAAGGTGGGAGTCCCAGGCTGGACTTCATGCTGGGATAGAGCTGTGCCAG AGCGGCTAGCCGGGGACGTGGACTGGGACTCCGGCATCTCCCTTCAGGACTCGGACCAGAGCAG GACCTTCGGTCCCAAGCCGGAGCCTGTGCTGAGCCCCAGACATGAAGAAACCAAGCATCTGCTGCAGAGAGCCCGCATGAAGGCCAGGACCCGGCCTGTCCGTGCCAGCCACGACATCGTGCCCACCCTTGCCCTGTGCAGCCG AGATGGGCGGAAAAGCCCAACCCTGGACCCGAGGATGACCATCGCCTGCCGAGACAACCTCCAGAATGGGAACACGAGTGACTCCTCCAGCGGGGAGTCCAGCAGCGGGCAGTGGCCGAAGCGGGGCGCCTCCCCTTCCCACGTCCGCTTTGAGGATGAGTCAGCCCGGGATGCTGAGTCCCGCTACCTGGAGCGGCTGCAGCAACGTCAGCGGCCGGTGCTCAGCACGGCGGAACAGGGTCCCCTGCGCTCCAAGCCCGACCTCGCCGACTACATCCAGGGGGGCTGCCGGCGCCGGGACGCGGGCGCGGGCGCTCTGCACCCGTTGCTGGGTGGGCTGCAGCCTGGGGGCCTCTCAGCGCCGCCGCCCGCTCGGGGCAGCGGGAGGAGGTGCCGAGCCTGCGGCCACTGCATCGCCTCCGACCCGAGGGTCCTCCGGGAGCGCGAACCCGcctgtgggagggagggggcggcggCGCAGCCCCTCAGCTCTTGGGGTCTGAGCGCCCAGCTCCGGCTCCTCTCCGCAGCTGAGCCCCGGCTCCACACCGAGTGGATTCGGGAGACGCACATCGGGGACCAGGCGCTTCCCGAGGAGGCGGACTCTGCCCTGGACAGCACCGACACCTCCGACAGCTGCCGGACCGACAGTGAAGAGGCTGGGACCTCTCAGCCCAGCAGGGCCCGCCTGCGGGCCTGCAGGCCTCGGGGAGGCCACAGGTGGTTGCGCAAGGCTGAGATGGAGCCGCCCCGGAGCCCTCAGGCCTCGCACGACCTGCCTGGGCTGGAGCTCCTGGAGGTGTCAGATGAGGTGACAGAAGGCGCGGGCCAGACGACGGCAGGGGCTCTGCTCCCCAGAGAAGATGCTTTCTCTAAGCCTCCTGTCCAGGACTTGAAGAGGGCTTTCCCCGGGTCCCCGTGGCAGCCTGCACCAGGGCTGGAAAATCACTGGGCTCACCCCGGGGATTTTCCGACAGCCTACTCCATCGCCTCTCCCATGAAGCTGGGGTCCTCGGGGCCAGGCAGACAAGGCCCGGTTATAGAAAGCCAGGAGTCTCTGGGAACTGACTGCCCACAGCAGAGTGGCGCAGAGCCCTCTGCCCACCACCAGGCCCGACAGCTGTCTGCTTCCCTCTGCCCTGACGGCTGGGTGCCGACCCCTCCCTCTTCAAAGAAAACGGCCTGGCCCGTGTCTCATAGGAAGGCAGCGCTGGCTGGGCTTCGCAGGCTGGGCAACCAGGGAGAGCCCATGGACAGCCCCTCACCTGCTTCCAGAAGCGCAGTTCCCAGGACCCGTGAGCTCACCCCgccacagccccagccccacAGCCCCCACAGCAGGCACCCCCTGCGGGCCCTGTCCACCAACAACTGCAACAGCAGCGCGCCTCAGGGGCtgcaggagccctggggaggAGCCATCCTCGTGGGGGAGACGGGTGCCCGAAGCCAGGAGCCCGCAGCACCGCTGGAGGACCGCAGAGATG CAGCTGTTGGCACCATTAGCTCCGTGGGCATCTCCTTCTCCCCGGCCTCAGAGGAGCCCAAGTCCAgccaggaagcagagagagggcTGCGAAGGACAGAGCCGAGTTCTGTAGGGCGCGTGTCATCCCG TGCCTCATCTGGGGTCAATGAGGGCCCCAGCCCACCCTCTGCCGCCACTTCTGACAAGAACAAGAAAAGCAGCGGAAGCATCGCCTCTGCCCTGGGGCTGAAGAAGTTCTTCTCGGCGCTGAGTCAGGGCACGCGGCCCAAGATGGGCAAGTCCCGCAGCTACAGCGTGGAGCAGCTGCAGCCCCCGGCGCCCAGCCTGGCTTCACACACCGGCACCCCCAAAGTGAAGAGAGCCCCGTCCTTACAATCCCTGCATCTG GTGTCACCCTCTCGCCAACATCGGAAAGCCACCTCCTTTCAGAACCTCCATTCTCTGCTGAGTGGCAAGGCGGACAGGTCCAACCTCTACCTGGTGGGGGAGCCAGGGGATCAGAGTGCAGCTGACAGGTGA
- the KIAA1614 gene encoding uncharacterized protein KIAA1614 homolog isoform X4, with the protein MPLPALPRPRRPTPRPLPGPGGRPRPAGRLPGSDPTRTPGRPAEPGAEPGAPREPRPAGRTPRAPGRSPRARLPAAGPGGRGGERRAWPPRGWRGWRRRPDLPAAAFKPQIGSRMASSMEATSAVERSGPEPQPENGHLPRPWPCPREDGTPSPKAAQPPRAQGIQLQGPSVLESKVRALKERMTAGRQGAGPGLTSHQRPALKKPKARRVKVGGTKPPSEGPSPPEAVVVHHTQNPNDRRLDCSITEEEPARNGDPRPPRSPAPGLKCRNRRSPWPPEAVWTRSEYDRALPPGPSSLQEVPIHKVTPGQPGGSHPCNKTIHVLTLRKGRSHPRQDGLGTQGDLDSLSPTSEEDFVPRPALLGELWKTRDLGALGTEGSTLSLSDRVERNRLLLQEMLSVGGQGPSKVGVPGWTSCWDRAVPERLAGDVDWDSGISLQDSDQSRTFGPKPEPVLSPRHEETKHLLQRARMKARTRPVRASHDIVPTLALCSRDGRKSPTLDPRMTIACRDNLQNGNTSDSSSGESSSGQWPKRGASPSHVRFEDESARDAESRYLERLQQRQRPVLSTAEQGPLRSKPDLADYIQGGCRRRDAGAGALHPLLGGLQPGGLSAPPPARGSGRRCRACGHCIASDPRVLREREPACGREGAAAQPLSSWGLSAQLRLLSAAEPRLHTEWIRETHIGDQALPEEADSALDSTDTSDSCRTDSEEAGTSQPSRARLRACRPRGGHRWLRKAEMEPPRSPQASHDLPGLELLEVSDEVTEGAGQTTAGALLPREDAFSKPPVQDLKRAFPGSPWQPAPGLENHWAHPGDFPTAYSIASPMKLGSSGPGRQGPVIESQESLGTDCPQQSGAEPSAHHQARQLSASLCPDGWVPTPPSSKKTAWPVSHRKAALAGLRRLGNQGEPMDSPSPASRSAVPRTRELTPPQPQPHSPHSRHPLRALSTNNCNSSAPQGLQEPWGGAILVGETGARSQEPAAPLEDRRDGTLRKQAPPRVHACPVVFLPWVGSRLAAPTHFLWGSYFESC; encoded by the exons ATGCCGCTTCCTGCCCTCCCGCGCCCTCGCCGTCCGACCCCGCGTCCCCTCCCCGGACCTGGAGGGAGGCCGCGGCCCGCGGGGCGGCTGCCCGGTTCCGACCCCACCCGGACCCCGGGGCGGCCCGCAGAGCCCGGAGCCGAGCCGGGCGCGCCCCGAGAGCCGAGGCCTGCGGGCCGCACTCCCCGAGCCCCGGGCCGGAGCCCGCGCGCCCGGCTCCCCGCCGCGGGCCCGGGAGGGAGAGGGGGCGAGAGGAGGGCCTGGCCTCCCCGGGGATGGAGGGGATGGAGGCGGCGGCCAGACCTGCCGGCGGCAGCCTTCA aACCCCAAATAGGGAGCAGAATGGCCAGCTCCATGGAGGCGACCTCAGCTGTGGAGAGAAGTGGGCCCGAGCCACAGCCGGAGAACGGACACCTCCCGAGACCCTGGCCCTGCCCTCGAGAAGACGGAACACCCAGCCCGAAGGCCGCCCAGCCTCCCAGGGCACAGGGGATACAGCTCCAGGGCCCCTCCGTGCTGGAGTCCAAGGTGAGGGCCTTGAAGGAGAGGATGACAGCGGGCAGACAGGGGGCAGGCCCCGGCCTCACTTCCCACCAGCGGCCGGCCCTCAAGAAACCCAAGGCCAGACGAGTCAAGGTGGGTGGGACCAAGCCTCCGTCAGAGGGGCCTTCCCCACCCGAGGCTGTGGTGGTCCATCACACACAGAACCCGAATGACAGGCGGCTGGACTGCAGCATCACCGAGGAGGAGCCTGCCAGGAACGGGGACCCCAGGCCGCCCAGGTCGCCTGCCCCCGGACTCAAGTGCAGGAACAGGAGGAGCCCGTGGCCTCCAGAGGCTGTTTGGACACGGTCTGAGTACGACAGAGCTCTGCCGCCTGGGCCCAGCTCTCTGCAAGAGGTCCCCATCCACAAGGTCACTCCCGGCCAGCCAGGGGGCTCTCATCCTTGTAACAAAACCATCCACGTGCTCACCCTGCGGAAAGGAAGGTCACACCCCCGGCAGGATGGTCTCGGCACCCAGGGAGACCTGGACAGCTTGTCTCCGACCTCCGAGGAGGACTTTGTCCCCAGGCCAGCCCTCTTGGGGGAGCTCTGGAAAACCAGGGACCTCGGGGCCCTGGGCACTGAGGGCAGCACCTTGTCCCTATCTGACCGTGTGGAGAGGAACCGCCTTCTGCTGCAGGAGATGCTAAGTGTTGGGGGGCAGGGCCCCTCCAAGGTGGGAGTCCCAGGCTGGACTTCATGCTGGGATAGAGCTGTGCCAG AGCGGCTAGCCGGGGACGTGGACTGGGACTCCGGCATCTCCCTTCAGGACTCGGACCAGAGCAG GACCTTCGGTCCCAAGCCGGAGCCTGTGCTGAGCCCCAGACATGAAGAAACCAAGCATCTGCTGCAGAGAGCCCGCATGAAGGCCAGGACCCGGCCTGTCCGTGCCAGCCACGACATCGTGCCCACCCTTGCCCTGTGCAGCCG AGATGGGCGGAAAAGCCCAACCCTGGACCCGAGGATGACCATCGCCTGCCGAGACAACCTCCAGAATGGGAACACGAGTGACTCCTCCAGCGGGGAGTCCAGCAGCGGGCAGTGGCCGAAGCGGGGCGCCTCCCCTTCCCACGTCCGCTTTGAGGATGAGTCAGCCCGGGATGCTGAGTCCCGCTACCTGGAGCGGCTGCAGCAACGTCAGCGGCCGGTGCTCAGCACGGCGGAACAGGGTCCCCTGCGCTCCAAGCCCGACCTCGCCGACTACATCCAGGGGGGCTGCCGGCGCCGGGACGCGGGCGCGGGCGCTCTGCACCCGTTGCTGGGTGGGCTGCAGCCTGGGGGCCTCTCAGCGCCGCCGCCCGCTCGGGGCAGCGGGAGGAGGTGCCGAGCCTGCGGCCACTGCATCGCCTCCGACCCGAGGGTCCTCCGGGAGCGCGAACCCGcctgtgggagggagggggcggcggCGCAGCCCCTCAGCTCTTGGGGTCTGAGCGCCCAGCTCCGGCTCCTCTCCGCAGCTGAGCCCCGGCTCCACACCGAGTGGATTCGGGAGACGCACATCGGGGACCAGGCGCTTCCCGAGGAGGCGGACTCTGCCCTGGACAGCACCGACACCTCCGACAGCTGCCGGACCGACAGTGAAGAGGCTGGGACCTCTCAGCCCAGCAGGGCCCGCCTGCGGGCCTGCAGGCCTCGGGGAGGCCACAGGTGGTTGCGCAAGGCTGAGATGGAGCCGCCCCGGAGCCCTCAGGCCTCGCACGACCTGCCTGGGCTGGAGCTCCTGGAGGTGTCAGATGAGGTGACAGAAGGCGCGGGCCAGACGACGGCAGGGGCTCTGCTCCCCAGAGAAGATGCTTTCTCTAAGCCTCCTGTCCAGGACTTGAAGAGGGCTTTCCCCGGGTCCCCGTGGCAGCCTGCACCAGGGCTGGAAAATCACTGGGCTCACCCCGGGGATTTTCCGACAGCCTACTCCATCGCCTCTCCCATGAAGCTGGGGTCCTCGGGGCCAGGCAGACAAGGCCCGGTTATAGAAAGCCAGGAGTCTCTGGGAACTGACTGCCCACAGCAGAGTGGCGCAGAGCCCTCTGCCCACCACCAGGCCCGACAGCTGTCTGCTTCCCTCTGCCCTGACGGCTGGGTGCCGACCCCTCCCTCTTCAAAGAAAACGGCCTGGCCCGTGTCTCATAGGAAGGCAGCGCTGGCTGGGCTTCGCAGGCTGGGCAACCAGGGAGAGCCCATGGACAGCCCCTCACCTGCTTCCAGAAGCGCAGTTCCCAGGACCCGTGAGCTCACCCCgccacagccccagccccacAGCCCCCACAGCAGGCACCCCCTGCGGGCCCTGTCCACCAACAACTGCAACAGCAGCGCGCCTCAGGGGCtgcaggagccctggggaggAGCCATCCTCGTGGGGGAGACGGGTGCCCGAAGCCAGGAGCCCGCAGCACCGCTGGAGGACCGCAGAGATG GAACCTTGAGGAAGCAGGCCCCACCCCGAGTTCACGCCTGCCCTGTGGTTTTCCTCCCTTGGGTGGGCTCTAGGCTGGCTGCCCCTACCCACTTCCTGTGGGGCTCCTATTTTGAGAGTTGCTGa
- the KIAA1614 gene encoding uncharacterized protein KIAA1614 homolog isoform X1, giving the protein MPLPALPRPRRPTPRPLPGPGGRPRPAGRLPGSDPTRTPGRPAEPGAEPGAPREPRPAGRTPRAPGRSPRARLPAAGPGGRGGERRAWPPRGWRGWRRRPDLPAAAFKPQIGSRMASSMEATSAVERSGPEPQPENGHLPRPWPCPREDGTPSPKAAQPPRAQGIQLQGPSVLESKVRALKERMTAGRQGAGPGLTSHQRPALKKPKARRVKVGGTKPPSEGPSPPEAVVVHHTQNPNDRRLDCSITEEEPARNGDPRPPRSPAPGLKCRNRRSPWPPEAVWTRSEYDRALPPGPSSLQEVPIHKVTPGQPGGSHPCNKTIHVLTLRKGRSHPRQDGLGTQGDLDSLSPTSEEDFVPRPALLGELWKTRDLGALGTEGSTLSLSDRVERNRLLLQEMLSVGGQGPSKVGVPGWTSCWDRAVPERLAGDVDWDSGISLQDSDQSRTFGPKPEPVLSPRHEETKHLLQRARMKARTRPVRASHDIVPTLALCSRDGRKSPTLDPRMTIACRDNLQNGNTSDSSSGESSSGQWPKRGASPSHVRFEDESARDAESRYLERLQQRQRPVLSTAEQGPLRSKPDLADYIQGGCRRRDAGAGALHPLLGGLQPGGLSAPPPARGSGRRCRACGHCIASDPRVLREREPACGREGAAAQPLSSWGLSAQLRLLSAAEPRLHTEWIRETHIGDQALPEEADSALDSTDTSDSCRTDSEEAGTSQPSRARLRACRPRGGHRWLRKAEMEPPRSPQASHDLPGLELLEVSDEVTEGAGQTTAGALLPREDAFSKPPVQDLKRAFPGSPWQPAPGLENHWAHPGDFPTAYSIASPMKLGSSGPGRQGPVIESQESLGTDCPQQSGAEPSAHHQARQLSASLCPDGWVPTPPSSKKTAWPVSHRKAALAGLRRLGNQGEPMDSPSPASRSAVPRTRELTPPQPQPHSPHSRHPLRALSTNNCNSSAPQGLQEPWGGAILVGETGARSQEPAAPLEDRRDAVGTISSVGISFSPASEEPKSSQEAERGLRRTEPSSVGRVSSRASSGVNEGPSPPSAATSDKNKKSSGSIASALGLKKFFSALSQGTRPKMGKSRSYSVEQLQPPAPSLASHTGTPKVKRAPSLQSLHLVSPSRQHRKATSFQNLHSLLSGKADRSNLYLVGEPGDQSAADRPGKAPARRALSVEDVSAPGPARAVGRLVEVFPDGTSQLQLQRPPEGTFGFNVASGNGRRDSGFYVQEMADESTAKLYSGLLGVGDEILEVNGAKVAGLGLAHVRELLAHAESLSIRVLRQRPVPR; this is encoded by the exons ATGCCGCTTCCTGCCCTCCCGCGCCCTCGCCGTCCGACCCCGCGTCCCCTCCCCGGACCTGGAGGGAGGCCGCGGCCCGCGGGGCGGCTGCCCGGTTCCGACCCCACCCGGACCCCGGGGCGGCCCGCAGAGCCCGGAGCCGAGCCGGGCGCGCCCCGAGAGCCGAGGCCTGCGGGCCGCACTCCCCGAGCCCCGGGCCGGAGCCCGCGCGCCCGGCTCCCCGCCGCGGGCCCGGGAGGGAGAGGGGGCGAGAGGAGGGCCTGGCCTCCCCGGGGATGGAGGGGATGGAGGCGGCGGCCAGACCTGCCGGCGGCAGCCTTCA aACCCCAAATAGGGAGCAGAATGGCCAGCTCCATGGAGGCGACCTCAGCTGTGGAGAGAAGTGGGCCCGAGCCACAGCCGGAGAACGGACACCTCCCGAGACCCTGGCCCTGCCCTCGAGAAGACGGAACACCCAGCCCGAAGGCCGCCCAGCCTCCCAGGGCACAGGGGATACAGCTCCAGGGCCCCTCCGTGCTGGAGTCCAAGGTGAGGGCCTTGAAGGAGAGGATGACAGCGGGCAGACAGGGGGCAGGCCCCGGCCTCACTTCCCACCAGCGGCCGGCCCTCAAGAAACCCAAGGCCAGACGAGTCAAGGTGGGTGGGACCAAGCCTCCGTCAGAGGGGCCTTCCCCACCCGAGGCTGTGGTGGTCCATCACACACAGAACCCGAATGACAGGCGGCTGGACTGCAGCATCACCGAGGAGGAGCCTGCCAGGAACGGGGACCCCAGGCCGCCCAGGTCGCCTGCCCCCGGACTCAAGTGCAGGAACAGGAGGAGCCCGTGGCCTCCAGAGGCTGTTTGGACACGGTCTGAGTACGACAGAGCTCTGCCGCCTGGGCCCAGCTCTCTGCAAGAGGTCCCCATCCACAAGGTCACTCCCGGCCAGCCAGGGGGCTCTCATCCTTGTAACAAAACCATCCACGTGCTCACCCTGCGGAAAGGAAGGTCACACCCCCGGCAGGATGGTCTCGGCACCCAGGGAGACCTGGACAGCTTGTCTCCGACCTCCGAGGAGGACTTTGTCCCCAGGCCAGCCCTCTTGGGGGAGCTCTGGAAAACCAGGGACCTCGGGGCCCTGGGCACTGAGGGCAGCACCTTGTCCCTATCTGACCGTGTGGAGAGGAACCGCCTTCTGCTGCAGGAGATGCTAAGTGTTGGGGGGCAGGGCCCCTCCAAGGTGGGAGTCCCAGGCTGGACTTCATGCTGGGATAGAGCTGTGCCAG AGCGGCTAGCCGGGGACGTGGACTGGGACTCCGGCATCTCCCTTCAGGACTCGGACCAGAGCAG GACCTTCGGTCCCAAGCCGGAGCCTGTGCTGAGCCCCAGACATGAAGAAACCAAGCATCTGCTGCAGAGAGCCCGCATGAAGGCCAGGACCCGGCCTGTCCGTGCCAGCCACGACATCGTGCCCACCCTTGCCCTGTGCAGCCG AGATGGGCGGAAAAGCCCAACCCTGGACCCGAGGATGACCATCGCCTGCCGAGACAACCTCCAGAATGGGAACACGAGTGACTCCTCCAGCGGGGAGTCCAGCAGCGGGCAGTGGCCGAAGCGGGGCGCCTCCCCTTCCCACGTCCGCTTTGAGGATGAGTCAGCCCGGGATGCTGAGTCCCGCTACCTGGAGCGGCTGCAGCAACGTCAGCGGCCGGTGCTCAGCACGGCGGAACAGGGTCCCCTGCGCTCCAAGCCCGACCTCGCCGACTACATCCAGGGGGGCTGCCGGCGCCGGGACGCGGGCGCGGGCGCTCTGCACCCGTTGCTGGGTGGGCTGCAGCCTGGGGGCCTCTCAGCGCCGCCGCCCGCTCGGGGCAGCGGGAGGAGGTGCCGAGCCTGCGGCCACTGCATCGCCTCCGACCCGAGGGTCCTCCGGGAGCGCGAACCCGcctgtgggagggagggggcggcggCGCAGCCCCTCAGCTCTTGGGGTCTGAGCGCCCAGCTCCGGCTCCTCTCCGCAGCTGAGCCCCGGCTCCACACCGAGTGGATTCGGGAGACGCACATCGGGGACCAGGCGCTTCCCGAGGAGGCGGACTCTGCCCTGGACAGCACCGACACCTCCGACAGCTGCCGGACCGACAGTGAAGAGGCTGGGACCTCTCAGCCCAGCAGGGCCCGCCTGCGGGCCTGCAGGCCTCGGGGAGGCCACAGGTGGTTGCGCAAGGCTGAGATGGAGCCGCCCCGGAGCCCTCAGGCCTCGCACGACCTGCCTGGGCTGGAGCTCCTGGAGGTGTCAGATGAGGTGACAGAAGGCGCGGGCCAGACGACGGCAGGGGCTCTGCTCCCCAGAGAAGATGCTTTCTCTAAGCCTCCTGTCCAGGACTTGAAGAGGGCTTTCCCCGGGTCCCCGTGGCAGCCTGCACCAGGGCTGGAAAATCACTGGGCTCACCCCGGGGATTTTCCGACAGCCTACTCCATCGCCTCTCCCATGAAGCTGGGGTCCTCGGGGCCAGGCAGACAAGGCCCGGTTATAGAAAGCCAGGAGTCTCTGGGAACTGACTGCCCACAGCAGAGTGGCGCAGAGCCCTCTGCCCACCACCAGGCCCGACAGCTGTCTGCTTCCCTCTGCCCTGACGGCTGGGTGCCGACCCCTCCCTCTTCAAAGAAAACGGCCTGGCCCGTGTCTCATAGGAAGGCAGCGCTGGCTGGGCTTCGCAGGCTGGGCAACCAGGGAGAGCCCATGGACAGCCCCTCACCTGCTTCCAGAAGCGCAGTTCCCAGGACCCGTGAGCTCACCCCgccacagccccagccccacAGCCCCCACAGCAGGCACCCCCTGCGGGCCCTGTCCACCAACAACTGCAACAGCAGCGCGCCTCAGGGGCtgcaggagccctggggaggAGCCATCCTCGTGGGGGAGACGGGTGCCCGAAGCCAGGAGCCCGCAGCACCGCTGGAGGACCGCAGAGATG CTGTTGGCACCATTAGCTCCGTGGGCATCTCCTTCTCCCCGGCCTCAGAGGAGCCCAAGTCCAgccaggaagcagagagagggcTGCGAAGGACAGAGCCGAGTTCTGTAGGGCGCGTGTCATCCCG TGCCTCATCTGGGGTCAATGAGGGCCCCAGCCCACCCTCTGCCGCCACTTCTGACAAGAACAAGAAAAGCAGCGGAAGCATCGCCTCTGCCCTGGGGCTGAAGAAGTTCTTCTCGGCGCTGAGTCAGGGCACGCGGCCCAAGATGGGCAAGTCCCGCAGCTACAGCGTGGAGCAGCTGCAGCCCCCGGCGCCCAGCCTGGCTTCACACACCGGCACCCCCAAAGTGAAGAGAGCCCCGTCCTTACAATCCCTGCATCTG GTGTCACCCTCTCGCCAACATCGGAAAGCCACCTCCTTTCAGAACCTCCATTCTCTGCTGAGTGGCAAGGCGGACAGGTCCAACCTCTACCTGGTGGGGGAGCCAGGGGATCAGAGTGCAGCTGACAG GCCGGGCAAGGCGCCAGCCCGGCGCGCCCTCAGCGTGGAGGACGTGAGTGCCCCCGGCCCAGCGCGCGCCGTGGGCCGCCTGGTGGAGGTGTTCCCTGACGGCACGAGCCAGCTGCAGCTACAGCGCCCCCCGGAGGGCACTTTCGGCTTCAACGTGGCCTCCGGGAATGGACGCAGGGACTCAG GGTTCTACGTGCAGGAGATGGCTGACGAGAGCACAGCCAAGCTCTACTCggggctgctgggggtgggggatgagatCTTGGAGGTGAACGGGGCCAAGGTTGCAGGGCTGGGCTTGGCTCACGTGAGGGAGCTCCTGGCCCACGCGGAGAGCTTGTCGATCCGGGTGCTGAGGCAGAGGCCTGTCCCACGGTGA